From the genome of Macrobrachium nipponense isolate FS-2020 chromosome 43, ASM1510439v2, whole genome shotgun sequence, one region includes:
- the LOC135213602 gene encoding uncharacterized protein LOC135213602 isoform X2: MAGQKVLKIGGFSLLVLLMLLCCSPAASKPIVDPGLFVIQGVSSCINGTGYCMLGNNCSVDVDFLPDLGGGHCKGLRDAFTPKIDFICCRYNPLGKATSKPPTTTINSYTITDVFSLIDAEVANQQENEDEIPEDINPENVIDIVGVVTDFTGIVGLVTRPWTGTFPTKATSPTTTPMTPATPSTTPAPFSPATPLDVEQIIVQLQTEGTPTETPPETTESYNEIPTETTEPSVANQQNKEPEVTTTYPSHRPMDETEKESGEDEDDQHEEAEVALAMVINNESASTLTPSSSSSSSSSSSSSSSVSSLATPIPNPPELESTTTLISSFSSQTTHASATTGYLFDENAIIFPDNPIVSHLPLLETEALEAETETIINVLQDTLGSGNIQAAVGGSVSESGTGQQQGVESLNEIPLGMEHLDDIYQQQESASAGLAEIHQQQQESSSTDLAELHQQQQESSDAGLNQIHVQQQESSGAGLADTPQEHHESSDAGLVQDHVQQQELSGTALVEIPQQHQQESSDGVLAETDMQQPAETGIVGLELLDRYPEKPNVADYDYDYDYADHQHLLQPVNKNICGFKGFKNYFGEGSASRILGGTVASTVEWCWVAAIMERRRSGDIYVCSGALVESDLVVTTATCLKRLKSRDVNKYYVVLGDSNLQEDLPYGIQHHRIMEVVTHPDYFTSGGAHGNDVGVLRLRDQATLSDNVCLVCMTQQDAIFPAQSCTVAGYGIGDVPNNMLREVRNAVPSEGVLRQMSVPILKQQQCEVSLHNMTGSEILAKSDYFLCAGGLDGASACYSTMDGGSPLACEAGGRWFLAGVVSWTRDCEKQDVPNVYTRVSSFSNWIQATHLRMLGFLTHQITLT; this comes from the exons ATGGCTGGCCAAAAAGTCTTGAAAATTGGTGGATTCTCTCTGCTGGTGCTACTAATGCTTCTTTGCTGCTCACCTGCAGCTTCTAAGCCGATAGTAGATCCAG GTTTGTTCGTCATCCAGGGTGTTTCCAGTTGCATCAACGGCACTGGATATTGCATGCTCGGCAACAACTGCTCCGTCGACGTCGACTTCCTGCCCGACCTCGGAGGAGGACATTGCAAAGGGCTTCGCGATGCCTTCACGCCCAAGATTGACTTCATCTGCTGCAG ATACAACCCACTAGGCAAAGCCACCAGCAAGCCCCCAACCACCACCATCAACTCGTACACTATCACTGACGTATTCTCCCTCATCGATGCCGAAGTTGCGAATCAGCag gagAACGAAGACGAAATCCCCGAAGACATCAACCCAGAAAACGTCATAGACATCGTGGGCGTCGTGACGGATTTCACGGGCATCGTGGGCTTGGTTACACGCCCGTGGACAGGAACCTTCCCTACCAAAGCGACCTCACCCACCACTACGCCCATGACGCCGGCGACACCTTCCACCACGCCCGCGCCCTTTTCTCCAGCAACACCCTTGGACGTCGAACAGATTATTGTTCAACTGCAAACTGAAGGAACGCCGACGGAGACT cCACCTGAAACAACAGAGAGTTACAACGAAATTCCAACGGAAACGACTGAGCCCTCCGTTGCGAATCAACAGAACAAAGAGCCGGAAGTAACAACTACCTACCCCTCTCACCGGCCGATGGacgaaacagaaaaagaaagtggCGAAGACGAAGATGACCAACATGAAGAAGCAGAAGTAGCCCTGGCAATGGTGATCAATAATGAATCTGCCAGCACCCTtacgccatcatcatcatcatcatcatcatcatcatcatcatcatcatcatcagtttcaTCACTGGCAACTCCTATACCTAACCCTCCTGAGCTCGAATCTACCACAACTCTGATCTCATCATTCTCATCACAAACAACTCATGCCTCAGCCACAACAGGCTATCTGTTTGATGAGAACGCCATCATATTCCCTGACAACCCCATAGTTTCTCATCTCCCCCTGCTGGAGACAGAAGCTCTTGAGGCTGAGACAGAGACTATCATCAATGTCCTTCAGGACACACTGGGTTCTGGCAACATCCAGGCTGCTGTTGGTGGATCCGTTTCAGAATCTGGGACTGGGCAACAACAAGGAGTTGAATCGTTAAATGAAATTCCTCTTGGAATGGAACATCTAGATGACATTTACCAACAGCAGGAGTCAGCAAGTGCTGGTTTGGCCGAGATTCACCAACAGCAGCAGGAGTCATCAAGTACAGATCTTGCTGAGCTTCACCAACAGCAGCAGGAGTCATCAGATGCTGGTCTTAATCAGATTCACGTGCAACAGCAGGAATCATCGGGCGCTGGTCTGGCTGATACTCCCCAGGAGCACCATGAATCATCAGATGCAGGTCTTGTTCAGGATCACGTGCAACAGCAGGAGTTATCAGGTACTGCCCTGGTTGAGATCCCACAGCAGCACCAGCAGGAGTCATCAGATGGTGTCCTTGCCGAGACTGACATGCAGCAGCCAGCCGAAACGGGTATTGTCGGGCTGGAGCTGCTGGATAGGTACCCAGAGAAACCAAACGTTGCTGACTATGACTACGATTACGACTACGCCGACCACCAGCACCTGCTTCAGCCTGTCAACAAAAATATCTGTGGCTTTAAAGGCTTCAAGAACTAT TTTGGTGAAGGTAGCGCCAGCCGCATTTTAGGTGGAACTGTGGCATCGACTGTGGAATGGTGCTGGGTGGCAGCCATCATGGAGAGGAGACGATCcggtgatatatatgtgtgttctgGCGCTCTGGTTGAGTCTGATCTTGTTGTTACTACAGCTACTTGTCTAAAGAG GCTGAAGTCGCGTGATGTGAACAAATACTATGTGGTGCTGGGTGACAGCAACTTGCAGGAGGACCTGCCCTACGGGATCCAGCACCATCGCATCATGGAGGTCGTTACCCACCCGGATTACTTCACTTCGGGCGGCGCCCATGGCAACGACGTAG GAGTTTTAAGACTGAGAGACCAGGCCACTTTGAGCGACAATGTGTGTCTCGTCTGTATGACACAACAGGACGCCATTTTCCCTGCCCAGTCGTGTACAGTCGCCGGGTATGGCATTGGTGACGTGCCCAACAATATGCTCAGAG AAGTGAGAAACGCGGTGCCATCCGAAGGAGTCCTTCGCCAGATGTCGGTGCCTATCCTCAAGCAGCAACAGTGTGAAGTCTCCTTACACAACATGACAGGATCCGAAATCCTTGCGAAGTCGGACTACTTCCTCTGTGCTGGAGGGTTGGACGGAGCCAGCGCTTGCTAT AGCACGATGGACGGCGGTTCTCCCCTCGCCTGTGAAGCTGGAGGACGCTGGTTCCTAGCTGGAGTGGTGTCCTGGACACGAGACTGCGAGAAGCAAGATGTCCCGAATGTCTACACCCGAGTCTCGTCCTTCTCCAACTGGATTCAGGCGACCCACCTTAGAATGCTGGGTTTCCTCACTCACCAG aTTACACTGACATga
- the LOC135213602 gene encoding uncharacterized protein LOC135213602 isoform X1 — translation MAGQKVLKIGGFSLLVLLMLLCCSPAASKPIVDPGLFVIQGVSSCINGTGYCMLGNNCSVDVDFLPDLGGGHCKGLRDAFTPKIDFICCRYNPLGKATSKPPTTTINSYTITDVFSLIDAEVANQQENEDEIPEDINPENVIDIVGVVTDFTGIVGLVTRPWTGTFPTKATSPTTTPMTPATPSTTPAPFSPATPLDVEQIIVQLQTEGTPTETPPETTESYNEIPTETTEPSVANQQNKEPEVTTTYPSHRPMDETEKESGEDEDDQHEEAEVALAMVINNESASTLTPSSSSSSSSSSSSSSSVSSLATPIPNPPELESTTTLISSFSSQTTHASATTGYLFDENAIIFPDNPIVSHLPLLETEALEAETETIINVLQDTLGSGNIQAAVGGSVSESGTGQQQGVESLNEIPLGMEHLDDIYQQQESASAGLAEIHQQQQESSSTDLAELHQQQQESSDAGLNQIHVQQQESSGAGLADTPQEHHESSDAGLVQDHVQQQELSGTALVEIPQQHQQESSDGVLAETDMQQPAETGIVGLELLDRYPEKPNVADYDYDYDYADHQHLLQPVNKNICGFKGFKNYFGEGSASRILGGTVASTVEWCWVAAIMERRRSGDIYVCSGALVESDLVVTTATCLKRLKSRDVNKYYVVLGDSNLQEDLPYGIQHHRIMEVVTHPDYFTSGGAHGNDVGVLRLRDQATLSDNVCLVCMTQQDAIFPAQSCTVAGYGIGDVPNNMLREVRNAVPSEGVLRQMSVPILKQQQCEVSLHNMTGSEILAKSDYFLCAGGLDGASACYSTMDGGSPLACEAGGRWFLAGVVSWTRDCEKQDVPNVYTRVSSFSNWIQATHLRMLGFLTHQVHSQQVRWIQEHVDKINKEFS, via the exons ATGGCTGGCCAAAAAGTCTTGAAAATTGGTGGATTCTCTCTGCTGGTGCTACTAATGCTTCTTTGCTGCTCACCTGCAGCTTCTAAGCCGATAGTAGATCCAG GTTTGTTCGTCATCCAGGGTGTTTCCAGTTGCATCAACGGCACTGGATATTGCATGCTCGGCAACAACTGCTCCGTCGACGTCGACTTCCTGCCCGACCTCGGAGGAGGACATTGCAAAGGGCTTCGCGATGCCTTCACGCCCAAGATTGACTTCATCTGCTGCAG ATACAACCCACTAGGCAAAGCCACCAGCAAGCCCCCAACCACCACCATCAACTCGTACACTATCACTGACGTATTCTCCCTCATCGATGCCGAAGTTGCGAATCAGCag gagAACGAAGACGAAATCCCCGAAGACATCAACCCAGAAAACGTCATAGACATCGTGGGCGTCGTGACGGATTTCACGGGCATCGTGGGCTTGGTTACACGCCCGTGGACAGGAACCTTCCCTACCAAAGCGACCTCACCCACCACTACGCCCATGACGCCGGCGACACCTTCCACCACGCCCGCGCCCTTTTCTCCAGCAACACCCTTGGACGTCGAACAGATTATTGTTCAACTGCAAACTGAAGGAACGCCGACGGAGACT cCACCTGAAACAACAGAGAGTTACAACGAAATTCCAACGGAAACGACTGAGCCCTCCGTTGCGAATCAACAGAACAAAGAGCCGGAAGTAACAACTACCTACCCCTCTCACCGGCCGATGGacgaaacagaaaaagaaagtggCGAAGACGAAGATGACCAACATGAAGAAGCAGAAGTAGCCCTGGCAATGGTGATCAATAATGAATCTGCCAGCACCCTtacgccatcatcatcatcatcatcatcatcatcatcatcatcatcatcatcagtttcaTCACTGGCAACTCCTATACCTAACCCTCCTGAGCTCGAATCTACCACAACTCTGATCTCATCATTCTCATCACAAACAACTCATGCCTCAGCCACAACAGGCTATCTGTTTGATGAGAACGCCATCATATTCCCTGACAACCCCATAGTTTCTCATCTCCCCCTGCTGGAGACAGAAGCTCTTGAGGCTGAGACAGAGACTATCATCAATGTCCTTCAGGACACACTGGGTTCTGGCAACATCCAGGCTGCTGTTGGTGGATCCGTTTCAGAATCTGGGACTGGGCAACAACAAGGAGTTGAATCGTTAAATGAAATTCCTCTTGGAATGGAACATCTAGATGACATTTACCAACAGCAGGAGTCAGCAAGTGCTGGTTTGGCCGAGATTCACCAACAGCAGCAGGAGTCATCAAGTACAGATCTTGCTGAGCTTCACCAACAGCAGCAGGAGTCATCAGATGCTGGTCTTAATCAGATTCACGTGCAACAGCAGGAATCATCGGGCGCTGGTCTGGCTGATACTCCCCAGGAGCACCATGAATCATCAGATGCAGGTCTTGTTCAGGATCACGTGCAACAGCAGGAGTTATCAGGTACTGCCCTGGTTGAGATCCCACAGCAGCACCAGCAGGAGTCATCAGATGGTGTCCTTGCCGAGACTGACATGCAGCAGCCAGCCGAAACGGGTATTGTCGGGCTGGAGCTGCTGGATAGGTACCCAGAGAAACCAAACGTTGCTGACTATGACTACGATTACGACTACGCCGACCACCAGCACCTGCTTCAGCCTGTCAACAAAAATATCTGTGGCTTTAAAGGCTTCAAGAACTAT TTTGGTGAAGGTAGCGCCAGCCGCATTTTAGGTGGAACTGTGGCATCGACTGTGGAATGGTGCTGGGTGGCAGCCATCATGGAGAGGAGACGATCcggtgatatatatgtgtgttctgGCGCTCTGGTTGAGTCTGATCTTGTTGTTACTACAGCTACTTGTCTAAAGAG GCTGAAGTCGCGTGATGTGAACAAATACTATGTGGTGCTGGGTGACAGCAACTTGCAGGAGGACCTGCCCTACGGGATCCAGCACCATCGCATCATGGAGGTCGTTACCCACCCGGATTACTTCACTTCGGGCGGCGCCCATGGCAACGACGTAG GAGTTTTAAGACTGAGAGACCAGGCCACTTTGAGCGACAATGTGTGTCTCGTCTGTATGACACAACAGGACGCCATTTTCCCTGCCCAGTCGTGTACAGTCGCCGGGTATGGCATTGGTGACGTGCCCAACAATATGCTCAGAG AAGTGAGAAACGCGGTGCCATCCGAAGGAGTCCTTCGCCAGATGTCGGTGCCTATCCTCAAGCAGCAACAGTGTGAAGTCTCCTTACACAACATGACAGGATCCGAAATCCTTGCGAAGTCGGACTACTTCCTCTGTGCTGGAGGGTTGGACGGAGCCAGCGCTTGCTAT AGCACGATGGACGGCGGTTCTCCCCTCGCCTGTGAAGCTGGAGGACGCTGGTTCCTAGCTGGAGTGGTGTCCTGGACACGAGACTGCGAGAAGCAAGATGTCCCGAATGTCTACACCCGAGTCTCGTCCTTCTCCAACTGGATTCAGGCGACCCACCTTAGAATGCTGGGTTTCCTCACTCACCAGGTACATTCTCAGCAAGTGCGTTGGATACAGGAACATGTGGACAAGATCAATAAGGAATTCTCATAA